One part of the Methylobacterium mesophilicum SR1.6/6 genome encodes these proteins:
- a CDS encoding adenylate/guanylate cyclase domain-containing protein — protein sequence MEPARILIVDDEPFNLDLLEQELELLGHTSIRAANGLAALDRLNETPFDLVLLDVMMPALDGYAVLERMKAHDAWRHTPVVMISALVEIGSIVRCIELGAEDYLPKPFEPVLLEARIRSCLERKRFHDREMAHLRTIERERSRADELLHAILPVSAVAELMETGQVKPRLFDDVAVLFIDLVGFTAWCHRQTPDTVVAEIHRLAEAFEIAAQAHGLENIKTIGDAFMATANLLRPHADPVEAAIRCASDMVGVAAAGAPGWRIRAGIHIGSVVGGIVGRTKYTFDLWGDTVNVAARLSGLGDGCTLHLSREAFARLAEPRSVKPIGQVALRGKGEIDVYCYPLAGQVV from the coding sequence GTGGAGCCAGCGCGCATCCTCATCGTCGACGACGAGCCGTTCAACCTGGATCTCTTGGAGCAGGAGCTGGAGCTGCTCGGTCACACGAGCATCCGCGCCGCCAACGGCCTTGCCGCGCTGGACCGGCTGAACGAGACCCCGTTCGATCTGGTCCTGCTCGACGTGATGATGCCGGCCCTGGACGGCTACGCCGTGCTCGAACGGATGAAGGCCCATGACGCGTGGCGCCATACCCCGGTGGTGATGATCTCCGCTCTGGTGGAAATCGGCAGCATCGTCCGTTGCATCGAACTCGGGGCCGAGGATTACCTGCCCAAGCCGTTCGAGCCGGTGCTCCTCGAGGCGCGTATCCGCTCCTGCCTGGAGCGCAAGCGCTTCCACGATCGGGAGATGGCGCATCTGCGCACCATCGAGCGCGAGCGCAGCCGTGCCGACGAATTGCTTCACGCCATCCTGCCAGTCTCCGCGGTAGCGGAGTTGATGGAGACGGGACAGGTCAAGCCGCGCCTGTTCGACGACGTGGCGGTCCTGTTCATCGATCTCGTCGGCTTCACGGCCTGGTGCCACCGCCAGACACCGGACACGGTCGTCGCCGAGATCCATCGCTTGGCGGAGGCGTTCGAAATCGCCGCACAGGCGCACGGGCTGGAGAACATCAAGACGATCGGCGATGCCTTCATGGCCACCGCCAACCTGCTGCGACCGCACGCGGATCCCGTCGAGGCGGCGATCCGCTGCGCCAGCGACATGGTGGGCGTTGCGGCTGCCGGTGCACCGGGCTGGCGGATCCGCGCGGGGATCCACATCGGCTCGGTGGTCGGCGGCATTGTCGGCCGAACCAAGTACACCTTCGATCTCTGGGGGGACACGGTCAACGTCGCCGCCCGTCTCTCGGGCCTTGGCGACGGGTGCACGCTTCACCTGTCGCGCGAGGCATTCGCGCGGCTGGCGGAACCGAGGTCGGTCAAGCCCATCGGTCAGGTTGCGCTGAGGGGGAAGGGCGAGATCGACGTCTACTGCTATCCGCTTGCCGGACAGGTCGTGTGA
- a CDS encoding response regulator: MKRILIVEDVALNRDLLTQLLEDDYEILIAVDGAAGVAMAVADSPDLILMDLSLPLVDGWEATRRIKANADTARIPVVAITANAMSGDEERAKAAGCDDFMTKPIDEDLLFAKLHRWLG, translated from the coding sequence ATGAAGCGCATCCTCATCGTCGAAGACGTCGCGCTCAATCGCGATCTGCTGACGCAGCTTCTGGAGGACGATTACGAGATCCTCATCGCCGTCGACGGCGCCGCGGGTGTCGCGATGGCGGTGGCGGACAGTCCCGATCTGATCCTCATGGACCTGTCGCTGCCGCTCGTGGATGGCTGGGAGGCGACGCGCCGCATCAAGGCGAACGCGGACACCGCCCGCATCCCGGTCGTGGCGATCACCGCCAACGCGATGAGCGGCGACGAGGAGCGGGCGAAGGCGGCCGGCTGCGACGACTTCATGACGAAGCCCATCGACGAGGACCTGCTGTTTGCCAAGCTGCACCGGTGGCTCGGCTGA
- a CDS encoding PRC-barrel domain-containing protein: MRRLVLATLAAAALAGPALAANEAPPTVAPKFETVPQNAVLSYNLIGLNVTDAQNNTVGEIKDLVIDHDKLVGYIVSVGGFLGMGERYVAVSPSSIALGYDADAKKWKAVIGASKDQLKSAPEFKYDGKFKR; the protein is encoded by the coding sequence ATGCGTCGCCTCGTCCTCGCCACCCTCGCCGCCGCAGCCCTGGCCGGGCCGGCCCTCGCCGCCAATGAAGCGCCTCCAACCGTCGCGCCGAAGTTCGAGACCGTCCCGCAGAACGCCGTCCTGAGCTACAACCTCATCGGCCTGAACGTCACCGATGCCCAGAACAACACGGTGGGCGAGATCAAGGATCTCGTTATCGATCACGACAAGCTCGTGGGCTACATCGTCTCGGTCGGCGGCTTCCTCGGGATGGGCGAGCGGTATGTGGCCGTGTCGCCGTCCTCCATCGCGTTGGGCTACGACGCCGACGCCAAGAAGTGGAAGGCCGTCATCGGCGCGAGCAAGGATCAGCTGAAGTCGGCGCCCGAGTTCAAGTACGACGGCAAGTTCAAGCGCTGA
- a CDS encoding DMT family transporter, with protein MAVPADQGAPGAWIDGLIGVSIFSASLVATRLALTGMDALFLSAARAALAGLAGAVALRILRQRRPRGNDLRSLAIVAAGVVVGFPLLTALALRTVSAAHGTVFVGLLPLATAIFGTLRSGERPSAAFWLLSLCGALVTVAFAARGLEGQVGPGDAFMLAAILVCGLGYAEGGVLARRLGGWQVIAWATVLSLPVSLPLALALAPAEPTAIPLPAWAGLGYVALFSMLIGFVFWYRALARGGIAAIGQLQLLQPFLGLGVAALVLGERIEPAMIGAAVAVAACVALARRFA; from the coding sequence ATGGCGGTGCCGGCGGACCAGGGCGCCCCGGGCGCCTGGATCGACGGGCTCATCGGCGTCTCCATCTTCAGCGCCTCGCTGGTCGCCACACGCCTCGCGCTGACCGGCATGGACGCGCTGTTCCTCAGCGCGGCCCGCGCGGCCCTGGCCGGCCTCGCCGGGGCGGTGGCCCTGCGCATCCTGCGGCAGAGGCGACCGCGCGGAAACGACCTGCGATCGCTCGCGATCGTGGCGGCGGGCGTGGTCGTCGGCTTCCCGCTGCTCACGGCCCTGGCCCTTCGGACGGTGAGCGCCGCGCACGGGACCGTCTTCGTCGGCCTCTTGCCGCTTGCCACCGCCATCTTCGGCACGCTGCGCTCGGGCGAACGCCCGTCGGCGGCGTTCTGGCTGCTGTCACTCTGCGGTGCGCTGGTCACCGTCGCCTTCGCGGCCCGTGGCCTCGAAGGCCAAGTCGGCCCCGGCGACGCATTCATGCTCGCGGCGATCCTGGTCTGCGGGCTCGGCTACGCGGAAGGCGGCGTGCTGGCGCGGCGGCTCGGGGGCTGGCAGGTGATCGCCTGGGCCACGGTCCTGTCGCTGCCGGTGAGTCTGCCGCTCGCCCTCGCTCTGGCGCCGGCCGAGCCCACCGCGATCCCTCTGCCGGCCTGGGCCGGCCTCGGCTACGTCGCCCTGTTCAGCATGCTGATCGGCTTCGTGTTCTGGTACCGGGCGCTGGCGCGGGGCGGCATCGCGGCAATCGGTCAGCTGCAGCTGCTCCAACCGTTCCTCGGCCTCGGCGTCGCCGCCCTGGTGCTGGGCGAGCGGATTGAGCCCGCGATGATCGGCGCCGCCGTCGCGGTGGCCGCCTGCGTCGCGCTCGCCCGGCGCTTCGCCTGA
- a CDS encoding sugar transferase yields MLTRVEPPASAGFPAPQRQSDMADAAEQVVGQVSEAAEIVAGAVLPETPFVARGLRLDWATKRSLDVSVAATALFLLLPLLLLIALMVWAGDRKPPIYRHMRLGRDGRRFGCLKFRSMVTNGEAVLAAHLSANPRARTEWAETHKLTDDPRVTAIGQVLRKTSLDELPQLWNVLRGEMSLVGPRPIVPAEVARYGRAFATCFAVPPGVTGLWQVSGRSDTTYAERVALDLDYATRWSLRRDLVIMLRTIPAVLAQRGSR; encoded by the coding sequence GTGCTGACCCGTGTCGAGCCTCCCGCTTCCGCCGGATTTCCCGCGCCGCAGCGTCAGTCCGACATGGCTGACGCGGCCGAGCAGGTGGTTGGCCAAGTGAGCGAGGCGGCGGAGATCGTGGCGGGGGCGGTTCTGCCGGAGACGCCGTTCGTGGCGCGGGGGCTGCGCCTGGACTGGGCGACCAAGCGCAGCCTCGACGTGAGTGTGGCGGCCACGGCTCTGTTCCTGCTGCTGCCGCTCCTTTTGCTGATCGCCCTGATGGTCTGGGCCGGCGACCGCAAGCCGCCGATCTACCGCCACATGCGCCTGGGCCGGGACGGGCGCCGCTTCGGCTGCCTGAAGTTCCGCTCGATGGTCACCAACGGCGAGGCGGTGCTGGCGGCCCATCTGTCTGCCAACCCGCGGGCGCGCACCGAGTGGGCGGAGACCCACAAGCTCACCGACGATCCGCGCGTGACCGCGATCGGCCAGGTGCTGCGCAAGACCTCGCTGGACGAGCTGCCCCAGCTCTGGAACGTGCTGCGCGGCGAGATGAGCCTGGTCGGCCCGCGGCCGATCGTTCCGGCGGAGGTGGCCCGCTACGGCCGGGCGTTCGCCACCTGCTTCGCCGTGCCGCCGGGCGTGACCGGGCTGTGGCAGGTCTCGGGCCGCTCCGACACGACCTACGCCGAGCGCGTCGCGCTGGATCTCGACTACGCCACCCGCTGGAGCCTGCGCCGCGACCTCGTCATCATGCTGCGCACCATCCCGGCCGTCCTCGCCCAACGCGGAAGCCGCTGA
- a CDS encoding nitroreductase family protein: MTATLDLLKTRRSVPPPLLDEPGPDRAQLDVILRAAARVPDHGKLAPWRFIVIAGDARARVGETIAATFAADNPDATPERLAQERGRLTHAPLAIAVVSRAAPHAKIPEWEQVLSAGAATMNLVIAANAAGFATSWLTEWFAYDRRVLDALGLAPAEKLAGFVHIGRAREVPSDRPRPALDEIVTYL; encoded by the coding sequence ATGACCGCCACCCTCGATCTCCTGAAGACCCGCCGCTCGGTGCCGCCGCCGCTGCTGGACGAACCCGGACCGGACCGCGCGCAACTCGACGTCATCCTCAGGGCGGCTGCCCGCGTGCCCGATCACGGCAAGCTCGCGCCCTGGCGCTTCATCGTGATCGCCGGCGACGCCCGCGCGCGGGTGGGCGAGACCATCGCCGCCACCTTCGCGGCCGACAATCCGGACGCGACGCCCGAGCGCCTCGCGCAGGAGCGCGGCCGGCTGACGCACGCACCCTTGGCGATCGCGGTGGTGTCGCGGGCGGCGCCGCACGCGAAGATTCCGGAATGGGAGCAGGTGCTCTCCGCGGGTGCCGCGACCATGAACCTCGTCATCGCCGCCAACGCCGCGGGCTTCGCGACCTCCTGGCTGACGGAATGGTTCGCCTACGACCGGCGGGTGCTCGACGCGCTGGGCCTCGCACCCGCCGAAAAGCTCGCGGGGTTCGTCCATATCGGCCGGGCGCGCGAGGTCCCCTCAGACCGGCCGCGTCCGGCGCTGGACGAGATCGTCACCTACCTCTGA
- a CDS encoding ribosome modulation factor — protein MTLSSHSPATVSSEGRHARERGDPLTANPYPEGTDAHRTWARGYEMPDAEARETSAAATDGGADPGAS, from the coding sequence GTGACACTGTCGTCCCATTCGCCCGCCACGGTGAGCTCCGAGGGCCGTCATGCCCGCGAGCGCGGCGACCCGCTCACCGCGAATCCCTATCCGGAGGGAACGGACGCCCACCGCACCTGGGCGCGCGGCTATGAGATGCCCGATGCGGAAGCCCGGGAGACGTCCGCGGCGGCGACCGACGGCGGTGCGGACCCCGGTGCGTCCTGA
- a CDS encoding DUF2231 domain-containing protein, which translates to MRPAARSRDEDHRLAQTNPQSTARIGAHPIHAMLVPIPIACFVGTLGTDIAYWFTANMQWANFSAWLLSVGLIGAALAVLAGLIDFFGDRGIRRLRPAWIHVVGNVVAVGLSLINLFVHSRDAYTSVVPTGLILSAAVVLILLVTGWNGAALVHRHGVGVRNGERA; encoded by the coding sequence ATGCGCCCCGCGGCGCGATCGCGCGACGAGGACCATCGCTTGGCCCAGACAAACCCGCAATCCACGGCCCGGATCGGCGCTCACCCGATCCACGCGATGCTCGTCCCGATCCCGATCGCCTGCTTCGTCGGCACCCTGGGGACCGACATCGCGTACTGGTTCACCGCCAATATGCAATGGGCCAATTTCTCGGCTTGGCTCCTCAGCGTCGGCCTGATCGGCGCCGCCCTGGCGGTGCTCGCGGGATTGATCGACTTCTTCGGCGACCGCGGCATCCGGCGGCTCCGCCCGGCCTGGATCCACGTCGTCGGCAACGTCGTGGCCGTAGGCCTCAGCCTCATCAACCTCTTCGTGCACAGCCGCGACGCCTACACGTCGGTGGTGCCGACCGGGTTGATCCTCTCGGCCGCCGTCGTGCTCATCCTGCTGGTGACCGGCTGGAACGGTGCGGCACTGGTCCACCGCCACGGCGTGGGCGTCCGGAACGGAGAGCGCGCATGA
- a CDS encoding DMT family transporter produces MPILIALVAVAAGVLNTVQAGANASLNKALGQPILAALVVAGTNILVYLLAVPFLGIGWPSGARWTGVPWWAWLGGAMGAAYVLAMIILAERLGAALFTGITVTAAIVTSVALDHYGWLGFAQHSAGPWRILGGVMMIGGVALISLF; encoded by the coding sequence ATGCCGATCCTGATCGCCCTGGTGGCTGTCGCGGCCGGGGTCCTGAACACCGTCCAGGCCGGGGCGAATGCGAGCCTGAACAAGGCCCTGGGGCAGCCGATCCTGGCAGCCCTCGTCGTGGCCGGCACCAACATCCTCGTCTATCTTCTAGCGGTCCCGTTCCTTGGGATCGGCTGGCCGAGCGGCGCGCGCTGGACGGGCGTGCCGTGGTGGGCGTGGCTCGGCGGCGCCATGGGAGCCGCCTACGTGCTGGCGATGATCATCCTGGCCGAGCGCCTCGGCGCCGCCTTGTTCACCGGCATCACCGTGACGGCCGCGATCGTGACCTCCGTGGCGCTCGATCACTACGGCTGGCTGGGCTTCGCGCAGCACAGCGCCGGTCCCTGGCGGATCCTGGGCGGCGTCATGATGATCGGCGGCGTGGCGCTGATCTCGCTGTTCTGA
- a CDS encoding HD domain-containing protein: protein MPTIFDAHTFALTAHAGQLDKGGEPGMRHLERVANAALARAGHARLVDGFDIDPMQVMQAALLHDVLEDTPRTVGDLRAEGFDPGVIGIVMLLTKPAARTAYSDRITGLIEAGDLAAILVKMSDTEDNLCPARIPPNAAFLRERYATAFARLKDAAAARGYTGL from the coding sequence GTGCCGACGATCTTCGATGCCCATACCTTCGCCCTCACCGCGCATGCGGGCCAGCTCGACAAGGGCGGCGAACCCGGCATGCGACACCTTGAACGCGTCGCCAACGCAGCCCTCGCCCGGGCCGGCCATGCCCGACTCGTCGACGGGTTCGACATCGACCCGATGCAAGTCATGCAGGCTGCCCTGCTCCACGATGTGCTGGAGGACACGCCGCGGACCGTCGGCGATCTGCGCGCCGAGGGTTTCGATCCGGGCGTGATCGGGATCGTCATGCTGCTGACGAAGCCTGCGGCCCGGACAGCCTATTCGGACCGCATCACCGGCCTGATCGAGGCGGGCGACCTCGCGGCGATCCTGGTCAAGATGTCCGACACCGAGGATAATCTCTGTCCCGCCCGGATACCGCCGAACGCCGCGTTCCTGCGGGAGCGCTACGCAACCGCGTTCGCGCGCCTGAAGGACGCTGCCGCGGCCAGGGGCTATACCGGACTGTGA
- a CDS encoding PQQ-dependent sugar dehydrogenase codes for MTLGRAILITGLLLPLAACGPDPIDPRTQIGPNPPLPEPHQYLLPPMHVSSVVGWKDGEAPQVAAGLQVKALATGLKNPRSILVLPNGDILVAESGGPNPPVYRPKEIIMGWLERKSHSAETPGQRIILLRDADGDGVAEQRNVLLDKQNSPFGMALVGNDLYVAETDGVMRYPYKPGETTIAEPGVKLTELPAGQINHHWTKSLTASPDGTKLYAGIGSNSNVSENGLDAEKDRAAIWEIDRTTGTHRLYATGLRNPNGLTFEPQTKTLWCVVNERDELGPDLVPDYMTSVKDGGFYGWPYSYWGSHVDPRVMPQRPERVASAIMPDYSLSSHVAPLGMTFYTGTALPQTYQGGAFVGEHGSWDRDPLNGYKVVYIPFAEGKPSGKAQDVVTGFVTEDRQARGRPVGLAVDSHGALLIADDAGGVVWRVTGAGTQSAAEPPAAIR; via the coding sequence ATGACGCTCGGCCGCGCGATCCTGATCACCGGCCTACTGCTGCCGCTCGCAGCCTGCGGGCCGGATCCCATCGATCCGCGGACACAGATCGGGCCGAACCCGCCACTTCCCGAGCCGCACCAGTACCTCCTGCCGCCGATGCACGTCTCCAGCGTCGTCGGCTGGAAGGACGGCGAGGCACCGCAGGTGGCCGCCGGGCTGCAGGTGAAGGCCCTGGCCACGGGTCTCAAGAACCCACGCTCGATCCTGGTCCTGCCGAACGGCGACATCCTGGTGGCAGAGAGCGGCGGCCCGAACCCGCCGGTATACCGGCCCAAGGAGATCATCATGGGCTGGCTTGAACGGAAGTCCCACTCCGCCGAGACGCCGGGTCAGCGCATCATCCTGCTGCGGGATGCTGACGGCGACGGAGTTGCCGAGCAGCGCAACGTCCTCCTCGACAAGCAGAACTCGCCCTTCGGTATGGCGCTCGTCGGCAACGACCTCTACGTCGCCGAGACCGACGGGGTGATGCGCTACCCCTACAAGCCGGGCGAGACCACGATCGCGGAGCCCGGGGTGAAGCTCACCGAGCTGCCGGCGGGGCAGATCAACCATCACTGGACCAAGAGCCTGACGGCGAGCCCGGACGGAACCAAGCTCTACGCGGGCATCGGCTCGAACAGCAACGTCTCCGAGAACGGGCTCGACGCGGAGAAGGACCGCGCGGCGATCTGGGAGATCGACCGAACGACCGGGACGCACCGGCTCTACGCCACCGGCCTGCGCAACCCCAACGGCCTGACCTTCGAGCCGCAGACCAAGACGCTCTGGTGCGTCGTCAACGAGCGCGACGAGCTCGGGCCCGATCTCGTGCCCGACTACATGACCTCGGTGAAGGACGGCGGCTTCTACGGCTGGCCCTACAGCTACTGGGGCAGCCACGTCGATCCGCGGGTGATGCCTCAGCGGCCCGAGCGCGTCGCCTCGGCGATCATGCCGGACTATTCCCTGAGTTCGCATGTCGCGCCGCTCGGGATGACCTTCTACACCGGCACGGCCCTGCCCCAGACCTACCAGGGCGGTGCCTTCGTGGGCGAGCACGGAAGCTGGGACCGCGACCCCCTCAACGGCTACAAGGTGGTCTACATCCCGTTTGCGGAGGGCAAGCCGTCCGGGAAGGCGCAGGATGTCGTCACCGGCTTCGTCACGGAAGACCGGCAGGCCCGCGGTCGACCTGTGGGCCTCGCGGTCGACAGCCACGGCGCCCTGCTCATCGCCGATGATGCGGGCGGGGTCGTCTGGCGGGTGACCGGCGCCGGTACCCAGTCGGCAGCCGAGCCGCCCGCGGCCATCCGCTGA